In one window of Oncorhynchus gorbuscha isolate QuinsamMale2020 ecotype Even-year linkage group LG23, OgorEven_v1.0, whole genome shotgun sequence DNA:
- the LOC124011695 gene encoding rho guanine nucleotide exchange factor 37-like, protein MESPLSAESALPTPAPRNHTSSPSPRAEAQELRMEEKERTADTEEDPIYVSLLSEVSVLVDEPAEDASERAEERAERKAQRQLLATEELVYTERNYLRLLQVCTCTIRSNLQKLQPQLPNLDSMFLYIEEVINVSGRLLSLLDQKQLTPHDPLFLETLCDAFLSLSTDMESAYKEYLVNYNTVTALENSYKQKDALWTEIVKVIKSSEPEANATSLSFFLVKPVQRIASYPLLLQTIMKHTEPGHPAYSLLEQTARTAIALNCRINEYKRFREVADKYKKTETLTIRDKMNRLNSHSIAKKTARLSQFIKHETGIAPKLVDEEFDALEGFFYLLENGITVLHENVETYLDHLQGFLSCRPEEFDLDMDGEKPAICYKEVITALRQWILPTFEKRMRTLVHKPICALRELLAGPRNLISKRLDKLLDYELIEEKPSLSYDEQAVANTYKTINTLLLNELPQFNGLALTLLWGVLGAFSCLHKDLAKDMEQLFQGFTQQLPHGSLEPHAFWEWAECSMLEGARRLESLCWNVKDQLNAPIVQPLSPGSQRRLKVLTDKHGSGKIYQLMSHVVGTRDLDLSLNRGELVAIISEMDTRGDRRRWLVDAGGPRGYVPSSKLVRYHQVTMDPPPSPHLITTMDHAGGVRRHSCTPGVRRPSYTPDTPQPRLLRSMSMTVPCLQVLAGYDFMARSSHEVSLRAGETIRVLEPHDKKGSCDWSLVEVRGQRGYVPSNYLTVMPTSTTPTAPYL, encoded by the exons ATGGAGAGCCCCTTGAGTGCAGAATCAGCTCTCCCAACCCCAGCACCCAGAAACCATACTTCTTCTCCAAGTCCAAGAGCTGAGGCCCAAGAGTTGagaatggaggagaaagagagaacagcgGACACAGAGGAGGACCCTATATATGTGTCTCTGTTATCAGAAGTGTCAGTGCTTGTGGATGAGCCAGCAGAGGATGCATCggagagggctgaggagagagctgagagaaaggCTCAGAGGCAGCTCCTGGCCACAGAGGAGCTGGTCTACACAGAGAGGAACTACCTGAGACTCCTCCAGGTCTGCACCTGCACCATCAGGAGCAACCTGCAGAAACTCCAG CCACAGCTGCCTAACCTGGACAGCATGTTCCTGTACATAGAGGAGGTGATCAACGTCTCAGGGCGCCTCCTTAGCCTCCTGGACCAGAAGCAGTTGACACCCCATGATCCTCTTTTCCTGGAGACTCTAT GTGATGCCTTCCTCAGTCTATCAACAGACATGGAGTCGGCATACAAGGAGTACCTGGTCAACTACAACACCGTCACAGCGTTAGAGAACAGCTACAAGCAGAAAGATGCCCTGTGGACTGAGATAGTGAAAGTCATCAAGTCCTCAGA GCCAGAGGCGAATGCCACCTCTCTGAGCTTCTTCCTGGTGAAGCCAGTCCAGAGGATCGCCAgctatcctcttctcctccagacCATCATGAAACACACAGAGCCTGGGCATCCGGCCTACTCTCTCCTGGAGCAAACTGCCCGCACCGCCATAGCCCTGAACTGCAGGATCAATGAGTACAAACGCTTCAGAGAAGTAG CCGACAAATACAAGAAGACGGAAACCCTGACTATAAGGGATAAGATGAATCGTCTGAACAGCCACAGCATCGCTAAGAAGACGGCCAGACTGAGTCAGTTCATCAAGCACGAGACGGGGATTGCACCAAAG CTGGTAGATGAGGAGTTTGATGCCTTGGAGGGTTTTTTCTATCTCCTTGAAAATGGTATCACCGTGCTACATGAAAATGTGGAGACATATCTAGACCATCTACAG GGGTTTCTGAGCTGTCGACCAGAGGAGTTTGATCTTGACATGGATGGTGAGAAGCCTGCTATATGCTACAAAGAAGTCATAACAGCACTGAGGCAATGGATACTTCCTACATTT gagaaGAGGATGAGAACTTTGGTCCACAAGCCCATCTGTGCCCTGAGAGAGCTCCTGGCGGGGCCTCGTAACCTGATCAGTAAGCGTCTGGACAAGCTGCTGGACTACGAGCTGATCGAGGAGAAGCCCAGTCTGAGCTACGATGAGCAGGCGGTGGCTAACACCTATAAGACCATCAACACCCTGCTCCTCAACGAGCTGCCCCAGTTCAACGGCCTGGCCCTCACCCTGCTCTGGGGCGTGCTGGGGGCTTTCAGCTGCCTGCACAAGGACCTGGCTAAAGACATGGAGCAGCTCTTCCAGGGCTTCACCCAACAG CTCCCTCACGGTTCCCTGGAGCCACATGCATTCTGGGAGTGGGCGGAGTGTTCGATGCTGGAGGGTGCAAGGAGGCTGGAGAGCCTGTGTTGGAATGTGAAGGACCAACTCAATGCTCCTATTGTCCAG CCTCTCAGCCCTGGCTCTCAGAGGCGTCTGAAGGTCCTGACAGACAAGCACGGCTCAGGGAAGATCTACCAGCTGATGAGTCATGTGGTGGGGACCAGAGACCTGGACCTGAGTCTGAACAGAGGAGAGCTGGTGGCCATCATCAGTGAGATGGACACACGGGGGGACAGACGCCGCTGGCTGGTCGACGCTGGGG GTCCAAGAGGATACGTCCCCTCCTCCAAGCTGGTACGTTACCACCAGGTAACTATGGAtcctcccccatcccctcatctGATCACTACCATGGATCACGCTGGGGGGGTCAGACGACACTCCTGCACGCCTGGCGTCAGGCGACCCTCCTACACCCCTGATACACCCCAGCCCCGGCTCCTGAGGTCTATGTCGATGACAGTTCCCTGCCTCCAG GTGCTCGCAGGCTATGACTTCATGGCAAGGAGCAGTCACGAGGTCTCTCTGAGGGCGGGGGAAACAATCCGAGTCCTGGAACCCCATGACAAGAAGGGTAGCTGTGACTGGAGCCTGGTGGAGGTGCGGGGTCAGAGGGGATACGTGCCCTCCAACTACCTGACAGTGATGCCCACATCCACAACGCCCACCGCCCCTTACCTCTAG